In Aquimarina sp. TRL1, a single window of DNA contains:
- a CDS encoding four helix bundle protein produces the protein MKSEFQFKFEELTIYDKAIDFGEAVYKQIQTFPKEELHLLTARFSKAADDLAVNIANGAMSNDVIEFMTCLQLAYDEAHDCIVCSTKAKLRGYISAEQDEKNRMEVTELAKMLQAYQNHLQSKHGE, from the coding sequence TTGAAAAGCGAATTTCAATTCAAGTTTGAAGAACTGACTATCTATGACAAAGCAATAGATTTTGGAGAAGCTGTTTATAAACAAATACAAACCTTTCCAAAAGAAGAACTTCATTTGTTAACAGCGCGTTTTAGCAAAGCAGCAGATGATCTCGCAGTAAATATAGCAAATGGAGCTATGAGTAATGATGTTATTGAATTTATGACCTGCCTTCAATTGGCATATGACGAAGCACATGATTGTATTGTATGTAGTACCAAAGCGAAGTTGCGAGGATATATTTCGGCAGAGCAGGACGAAAAAAACAGAATGGAAGTAACGGAGTTGGCTAAGATGCTACAGGCATATCAAAACCACCTTCAGTCAAAACATGGAGAATAG
- a CDS encoding DUF3050 domain-containing protein, translating to MINKVLQTLDPLREQLTAHPLYTSVKDLEDIRLFTEHHVYAVWDFMSLLKGLQIHLTCTRVPWVPSDNPVTRRFINEIVHGEESDIDATGTPMSHYEMYLEAMEEINADTVQITRFIREIEAGETVTNALRKVRADVVVQDFVTFTFDVLATKKPHVIAAVFTFGREDLIPDMFIGIVKGLEQSNNTSIGKLIYYLERHIELDGDEHGPISLKMVEELCGDDEEKWNEAIHYSRIALEKRIALWDQINHSFNGKTLETLA from the coding sequence ATGATTAATAAGGTACTTCAAACATTAGATCCACTGAGAGAACAGCTAACAGCACACCCACTATACACTAGCGTAAAAGATCTGGAAGATATACGGTTATTTACAGAACATCATGTATATGCTGTATGGGATTTTATGTCGCTGCTAAAAGGATTACAGATTCATTTAACATGCACACGTGTCCCATGGGTTCCTTCGGATAACCCAGTAACAAGGCGTTTTATTAATGAAATTGTACATGGAGAAGAAAGCGATATTGATGCGACAGGAACTCCAATGAGTCATTATGAAATGTATCTAGAAGCAATGGAAGAAATCAATGCAGATACGGTTCAGATCACACGTTTTATTCGAGAGATAGAAGCAGGAGAAACCGTGACTAACGCATTGAGAAAAGTGAGGGCAGATGTGGTTGTTCAAGATTTTGTAACCTTTACCTTTGATGTATTGGCTACAAAAAAACCACATGTAATCGCAGCCGTTTTTACCTTTGGAAGAGAAGATCTTATCCCGGATATGTTTATTGGAATTGTAAAAGGACTGGAACAATCCAATAATACATCTATAGGAAAGCTAATCTATTATTTAGAACGCCATATAGAGCTGGATGGAGATGAACATGGTCCCATTAGCCTGAAGATGGTGGAAGAGCTTTGTGGAGATGATGAAGAGAAATGGAATGAAGCAATTCACTATAGCCGTATAGCATTAGAAAAAAGAATTGCATTGTGGGACCAGATTAACCATAGTTTTAATGGTAAAACACTGGAAACACTAGCATAG
- a CDS encoding 3-hydroxyacyl-CoA dehydrogenase NAD-binding domain-containing protein, giving the protein MIQKVGIIGSGTMGSGIAQVAATAGCSVKVYDTKPEALDKSKNALDNILNRLVTKGRIDEAEKMRIQGNISYVSTLKDLGDADLTIEAIIENLDIKQKVFSELETYVSDTAIIASNTSSLSIASIASSLKKPERCIGIHFFNPAPLMKLVEVIPAVQTSEEVTSEIVEVINGWKKVVAVTKDTPGFIVNRVARPFYGESLRIYEEGIADFATIDASLKTLGKFRMGPFELMDFIGNDVNYTVTETVFKAFYNDPRYKPSFTQKRLSEAGYLGRKTGKGYYEYTDGAEKASPNEDSQLARQIFDRVLVMLINEAADALFWNIASATDIDNAMTKGVNYPKGLLAWADEKGIDWCVHQLDALYDEYREDRYRCSPLLRKMKREKTTFFN; this is encoded by the coding sequence ATGATACAAAAAGTAGGAATAATAGGATCAGGAACAATGGGAAGTGGTATTGCTCAAGTAGCTGCTACAGCAGGTTGTTCTGTAAAAGTATATGATACCAAACCAGAAGCATTAGATAAAAGTAAGAATGCACTTGATAATATATTAAATCGATTGGTGACTAAAGGACGAATCGATGAAGCAGAAAAAATGAGGATTCAGGGGAATATTTCCTATGTATCTACCCTAAAAGATTTAGGAGATGCAGATCTTACAATTGAAGCAATTATCGAAAATCTGGATATTAAGCAAAAAGTTTTCTCAGAATTAGAAACCTATGTATCGGATACAGCTATAATAGCGTCCAATACCTCTTCGCTGTCAATTGCATCAATTGCTTCTTCACTAAAAAAACCAGAACGATGTATCGGAATTCACTTTTTTAATCCGGCTCCGTTGATGAAACTGGTAGAGGTAATTCCAGCTGTTCAGACTTCTGAAGAAGTAACCTCAGAGATTGTTGAGGTAATCAATGGGTGGAAAAAAGTAGTGGCGGTAACCAAGGATACCCCAGGTTTTATTGTCAATAGAGTAGCTCGTCCTTTTTATGGAGAATCATTGAGGATATACGAAGAAGGAATTGCCGATTTTGCAACGATAGACGCCAGCCTCAAAACATTGGGGAAATTTAGAATGGGTCCTTTTGAACTAATGGACTTTATCGGTAATGATGTGAATTATACAGTAACAGAAACTGTGTTTAAAGCATTCTATAATGATCCGAGATACAAACCTTCATTTACACAAAAACGATTATCAGAAGCAGGGTATCTAGGAAGAAAAACAGGAAAGGGGTATTATGAATATACAGATGGGGCAGAAAAAGCAAGCCCGAATGAGGATTCGCAATTAGCTCGGCAAATTTTTGACAGAGTATTGGTTATGTTGATTAATGAAGCAGCCGATGCATTGTTCTGGAATATCGCCTCTGCAACAGATATAGATAATGCTATGACAAAAGGAGTGAACTATCCAAAAGGATTGTTAGCCTGGGCAGATGAGAAAGGAATTGATTGGTGTGTTCATCAGTTAGATGCATTATATGATGAATATCGAGAAGATAGATACAGATGTAGTCCGTTACTTAGAAAAATGAAAAGAGAGAAGACTACCTTTTTTAACTAA
- a CDS encoding enoyl-CoA hydratase/isomerase family protein, with the protein MTQPYVTITEENGIGTIEFFHPAHNSLPGDILAKLAETITEAGKNDAIKVIILKSGRDRTFCAGASFKELININDAETGKVFFSGFANVINAMRTCPKFIIGRVQGKTVGGGVGLASATDYCMATKYAAIKLSELNVGIGPFVVGPAVERKIGLSAMTQIAIDANTFYSAEWARDKGLYTHVYEDIEALDTAVNEFAAHLCTYNPEAMRDMKAAFWEGTEHWDTLLAERAVISGRLVLSEFTKETLKRFK; encoded by the coding sequence ATGACACAACCATATGTAACCATAACAGAAGAAAATGGAATAGGAACCATAGAGTTCTTTCACCCAGCACATAACTCATTACCTGGAGATATCCTGGCAAAATTGGCAGAAACAATTACCGAAGCCGGTAAGAATGATGCTATAAAAGTAATTATTCTTAAAAGTGGAAGAGATAGAACATTCTGTGCAGGAGCCAGTTTTAAAGAGTTGATTAATATTAATGATGCAGAAACCGGAAAAGTATTTTTTTCAGGATTTGCTAATGTTATTAATGCGATGCGTACGTGCCCTAAATTTATTATTGGTCGGGTACAAGGCAAAACTGTTGGAGGAGGAGTGGGGCTGGCATCAGCTACAGACTATTGTATGGCAACAAAATATGCAGCTATAAAACTAAGTGAGCTTAATGTAGGGATAGGACCATTTGTAGTAGGTCCCGCAGTAGAACGAAAAATAGGATTATCTGCCATGACACAAATTGCAATCGATGCAAATACATTTTATAGTGCAGAGTGGGCTAGAGATAAAGGATTATATACCCATGTATATGAAGATATCGAAGCTTTAGATACCGCTGTAAATGAATTTGCAGCCCATCTTTGTACCTATAACCCGGAAGCTATGCGGGATATGAAAGCAGCATTTTGGGAAGGGACAGAGCATTGGGACACTTTGCTGGCGGAAAGAGCTGTTATCAGTGGGCGTTTAGTGTTATCAGAATTCACAAAAGAAACATTAAAGCGATTTAAATAA
- a CDS encoding transferase hexapeptide repeat family protein has product MIYAFKGYIPVIHESSFVHPLAAVTGNVIIGKNCYIGPGAAIRGDWGEIVLEDGVNVQENCTVHMFPGKSIVLSESAHVGHGAVIHGANLGKNCLIGMNAVIMDDAEIGDECIVGAMSFVKAKSVFEKRSLIVGNPAKVIKQVSDEMIAWKTKGTRLYQQLPEDCFNSLKAVEPLREIPKSRPKQEEFYKTLEEFKEQK; this is encoded by the coding sequence ATGATATATGCGTTTAAAGGGTATATCCCTGTGATACACGAAAGTAGTTTTGTACATCCGTTAGCAGCTGTTACTGGTAATGTAATTATCGGGAAAAACTGTTATATTGGACCCGGAGCTGCAATCCGTGGAGACTGGGGAGAAATTGTGCTGGAAGATGGAGTAAATGTACAAGAAAATTGTACGGTACATATGTTTCCCGGGAAATCGATTGTACTCAGTGAAAGTGCACATGTAGGACATGGGGCAGTGATTCATGGAGCAAACCTGGGGAAGAATTGCCTGATTGGTATGAATGCAGTGATTATGGATGATGCAGAAATAGGAGATGAATGTATTGTTGGAGCAATGTCTTTTGTAAAAGCAAAAAGTGTTTTTGAAAAAAGAAGCCTTATCGTAGGAAATCCAGCAAAAGTAATCAAGCAGGTGTCTGATGAAATGATTGCATGGAAAACCAAGGGAACCCGATTGTATCAGCAGTTACCGGAAGATTGTTTTAATAGTCTTAAAGCGGTAGAACCATTAAGAGAAATACCGAAATCAAGACCAAAGCAAGAAGAGTTTTATAAAACACTGGAAGAATTTAAGGAACAAAAATAG
- a CDS encoding dihydrolipoamide acetyltransferase family protein, whose product MALIELKMPKMGESISEATIINWLKQEGEYIEEEETLLEVATDKVDSEVPAPCSGVVKQILHQANEVVEVGKVIAIIDAEATEGIAKTTTTAPTIVAEEKEEIKKVTVASEGFAVKNSGSSNTNGFLSPLVISIAQKEHLTIEELHSIPGTGTDGRVCKSDVMQYLKNRTYPVASRPQPTVQSPVSTYNAPPISYVEGKDQLIEMDRMRKMIADHMVYSKHTSPHVTCYIEVDVTNMVNWRNAVKKDFQEKYEEKLTFTPIFVEAVAKAIREYPMINSSLDGNKIIVHKDVNIGMATALPTGNLIVPVVKNADEKNLLGLAKNVNHLANNARNNALKPEEIQGSTFTISNVGTFGSLMGTPIINQPEAAILAMGIIKKRPEVITSPEGEDQIAIRSMMYLSLSFDHRIVDGYLGGSFLRKIGDELEAFDSNRTI is encoded by the coding sequence ATGGCTTTGATTGAATTGAAGATGCCTAAAATGGGCGAAAGTATATCAGAAGCAACCATAATTAATTGGCTGAAGCAAGAAGGAGAATATATTGAAGAAGAAGAAACACTTTTAGAGGTCGCTACTGATAAAGTAGATTCAGAAGTACCAGCTCCCTGTAGTGGTGTTGTAAAGCAGATTTTGCATCAGGCAAATGAAGTAGTGGAAGTAGGAAAAGTTATCGCCATAATAGATGCAGAAGCAACAGAAGGAATTGCAAAAACAACAACTACTGCTCCTACAATAGTTGCAGAGGAAAAAGAAGAAATAAAAAAGGTAACGGTAGCATCCGAAGGTTTTGCTGTAAAAAATTCAGGAAGTTCTAATACCAATGGTTTTTTATCACCATTAGTCATCAGTATTGCACAAAAAGAGCATCTTACAATAGAAGAGCTCCACAGTATTCCAGGGACAGGAACAGATGGTCGTGTGTGTAAGAGTGATGTGATGCAATACCTCAAAAACCGAACCTATCCGGTAGCAAGCAGACCGCAACCTACAGTTCAGAGTCCCGTTAGTACTTATAATGCTCCTCCTATTTCTTATGTAGAAGGAAAAGATCAGCTCATAGAAATGGACCGAATGCGAAAAATGATCGCCGATCACATGGTGTATTCCAAGCATACCTCACCGCATGTAACCTGTTATATAGAAGTAGATGTAACCAATATGGTAAATTGGAGAAATGCTGTCAAAAAAGATTTTCAGGAGAAATACGAAGAGAAGTTAACATTCACTCCAATTTTTGTAGAAGCAGTAGCCAAAGCGATTCGAGAGTACCCTATGATTAACTCCTCTCTGGATGGAAACAAAATTATAGTGCATAAGGATGTCAATATAGGAATGGCAACAGCTCTTCCTACAGGAAACCTAATTGTGCCGGTAGTAAAAAATGCAGATGAGAAAAACTTACTGGGGCTGGCTAAAAATGTAAATCACCTGGCGAATAATGCCAGAAATAATGCTTTAAAACCGGAAGAAATCCAAGGAAGTACTTTTACGATATCTAATGTAGGAACCTTTGGAAGTTTGATGGGAACTCCTATTATTAACCAGCCAGAGGCTGCTATTTTAGCCATGGGAATTATTAAGAAGAGGCCTGAGGTTATTACCTCTCCCGAAGGAGAAGATCAAATCGCTATCAGAAGTATGATGTACCTCTCTTTATCATTTGATCACCGAATTGTCGATGGGTACCTGGGAGGTTCTTTTCTGCGAAAAATAGGAGATGAGTTAGAAGCGTTTGACAGCAATAGAACAATATAA
- a CDS encoding branched-chain amino acid aminotransferase has protein sequence MGHNITITKTEASRLATVDFDNIPLGKTFTDHMFICEYEDGKWTNPRIEPLTLIPTHPAAMALHYGQAIFEGMKATVGKNNTPLLFRPEDNAKRLNLSADRMGMPEIPETLFVDAVKQLVAVEKGWIPPQEGSALYLRPFMYADEPFIGMRAATSYKFIVICSPAGPFFTKKIRLFAETTYIRAANGGTGEAKAAGNYAAAIVPTEKAKAKGFDQVLWLDANEHKYIQEVGTMNIFFKIGGRFITPSTDGSILKGITRDSVITLLKDKGFEVEERPITIDEVIGYHKEGMLEEVFGTGTAVAIAMVAAIGYKDEELVLPEENPVSEDIMNTINEIKAQKQEDPYGWIIPVTE, from the coding sequence ATGGGACATAACATTACGATAACAAAAACAGAGGCTTCTCGTTTAGCGACCGTTGACTTTGATAATATCCCCTTAGGGAAAACATTCACAGATCATATGTTTATCTGTGAGTATGAAGATGGAAAATGGACAAACCCCAGAATAGAACCATTAACATTAATTCCTACACATCCGGCAGCAATGGCATTGCATTATGGGCAAGCAATATTCGAAGGGATGAAAGCAACCGTTGGAAAAAATAATACCCCTTTGTTATTTAGACCAGAGGACAATGCCAAACGACTTAATCTTAGTGCGGATCGAATGGGAATGCCAGAAATACCTGAAACCTTATTTGTGGATGCGGTAAAGCAATTGGTAGCTGTAGAGAAAGGATGGATTCCTCCTCAAGAAGGAAGTGCCTTATACCTGCGACCGTTTATGTATGCCGATGAACCTTTTATAGGAATGCGAGCAGCAACCAGCTATAAATTTATTGTGATTTGTTCTCCTGCCGGACCATTTTTTACAAAAAAAATACGATTATTTGCAGAGACCACTTATATCCGTGCAGCAAATGGAGGAACTGGAGAAGCAAAAGCAGCTGGGAACTATGCAGCAGCGATTGTTCCTACCGAAAAAGCTAAAGCCAAAGGCTTTGATCAAGTATTATGGTTAGATGCGAATGAGCATAAATATATTCAGGAAGTAGGAACCATGAATATTTTCTTTAAGATAGGAGGGCGTTTCATAACTCCGAGTACGGACGGATCTATCCTGAAAGGAATCACCAGAGACAGTGTTATTACTTTATTGAAAGATAAAGGATTCGAAGTGGAAGAACGTCCAATTACGATAGATGAGGTGATAGGGTATCACAAAGAAGGAATGCTGGAAGAAGTATTTGGTACAGGAACTGCCGTAGCAATTGCAATGGTAGCGGCCATAGGATATAAAGATGAGGAATTGGTATTACCGGAAGAAAACCCAGTAAGTGAAGATATCATGAATACCATTAATGAAATCAAGGCGCAAAAACAAGAAGATCCATATGGATGGATTATTCCGGTAACTGAATAA
- the paaZ gene encoding phenylacetic acid degradation bifunctional protein PaaZ → MKKLENYINGHWVAGTGEGTPMVDAITGELIALSTTEGLDVPSALEYGRTKGGEVLRKMTFQERGNMLKKLALYLTKRKEQFYELSYRTGATRIDSWIDIEGGFGNLFANASLRKLFPNQPFHVEGDPIDLSRGGRFMAHHILVPKTGVAVHINAFNFPIWGMLEKCAVNWMAGVPAVVLPAPQTAYLTEAVVRVIIDSGILPEGALQLLSGLTRSILDTVTSQDVVTFTGSAHTGRILKAHPRLIEESVPFTMEADSLNASVLGKDAVPGTPEFDLFIKEVRKEMTVKCGQKCTAIRRIIVPSDLVEDVQIALGKQLDKVTIGDPRLKEVRMGALASAAQVASFRNNVSEIAKTAEIVYGNLDTIETIGADASKGAFVSPVLLREDHPFENSGAHEIEAFGPVATIMPYDTIEDAITLSQKGKGSLVSSIVTYDDKVARDYIVGAASHHGRILVLNRENAKESTGHGSPLPMLTHGGPGRAGGGEEMGGMRGVKHYMQRCAIQGTPTTLTEVTGIYQANAAYKETDKHPFAYYWEDIEAGMSIKTHKRTITDTDIINFGNLTWDHFYAHTDITSLEGSIFEKRTAHGYFILAAAAGLFVYPNKGPVAANYGLEECRFLRPIYHNDTVYVRLTCKEKVDRDHRGKELPSGIAKWFVEVFDQEDELAAVATILTMVQKKTPFVPINRETITSYLAQLTEESTAEWGIMTPQHMLEHLEKTLRIATGEISNFEVATPEKYLDKVQEMVYNHVSMPKGHKFPLSKEEGLEDLVHEDLDSAKNSLLEAYDAYKEFFKENPEAITKNVVFGALNKFEWELLHTKHFNHHFVQFGLIEEK, encoded by the coding sequence ATGAAAAAACTAGAAAACTATATAAATGGGCATTGGGTAGCAGGTACCGGAGAAGGAACTCCTATGGTAGATGCTATAACCGGAGAGTTAATCGCATTGTCAACCACAGAAGGATTGGATGTGCCTTCAGCTTTGGAGTATGGAAGAACCAAAGGAGGAGAAGTATTGCGCAAAATGACGTTTCAGGAACGAGGAAATATGCTGAAAAAGCTAGCCTTGTATTTGACAAAGAGAAAAGAGCAATTTTATGAATTAAGTTACCGTACCGGAGCTACTCGTATCGATAGTTGGATAGATATAGAAGGAGGTTTTGGAAACCTATTTGCCAATGCATCACTGCGAAAGCTATTTCCTAATCAGCCCTTTCATGTAGAAGGAGATCCGATTGATTTATCACGAGGAGGACGTTTTATGGCACATCATATTTTGGTGCCAAAAACAGGAGTAGCTGTACATATTAATGCATTTAACTTCCCAATATGGGGAATGTTGGAAAAATGTGCGGTAAACTGGATGGCAGGAGTGCCGGCAGTAGTATTACCAGCTCCACAAACAGCATATCTGACAGAAGCAGTGGTTCGGGTAATTATAGACTCTGGGATATTGCCAGAAGGTGCACTGCAATTACTGAGTGGATTGACACGCTCAATATTAGATACAGTAACTTCTCAGGATGTTGTTACTTTTACCGGATCAGCACATACAGGAAGAATACTAAAAGCACATCCTAGACTAATAGAAGAATCTGTTCCTTTTACAATGGAAGCGGACTCTCTAAATGCTTCTGTTTTAGGGAAAGATGCCGTGCCGGGAACTCCAGAGTTTGATTTGTTTATCAAGGAGGTGAGAAAAGAAATGACAGTGAAATGTGGACAGAAATGTACTGCAATTCGACGTATTATTGTACCTTCTGATTTAGTTGAAGATGTACAAATTGCACTAGGAAAACAGTTAGATAAAGTAACTATAGGAGACCCAAGACTAAAAGAAGTTAGAATGGGAGCTTTAGCAAGTGCAGCTCAGGTAGCAAGTTTTAGAAATAATGTGTCAGAGATTGCTAAGACAGCAGAAATTGTCTATGGTAATCTGGATACGATTGAAACGATAGGGGCAGATGCATCCAAAGGAGCTTTTGTAAGTCCGGTTTTATTACGAGAAGACCATCCGTTTGAAAATAGTGGAGCCCATGAAATAGAAGCTTTTGGTCCAGTAGCTACGATTATGCCATATGATACAATAGAAGACGCGATTACACTCTCTCAAAAAGGAAAAGGGTCTTTAGTATCTTCCATTGTTACCTATGATGATAAAGTGGCAAGAGATTATATTGTAGGAGCCGCCTCTCATCACGGTCGTATTTTGGTCTTGAACAGGGAGAACGCAAAAGAAAGTACGGGACATGGATCCCCGTTACCAATGCTTACGCATGGAGGACCGGGAAGAGCCGGAGGAGGAGAAGAAATGGGAGGTATGAGAGGAGTGAAGCATTATATGCAGCGCTGTGCTATTCAGGGAACTCCTACCACTTTAACAGAAGTAACCGGAATATATCAGGCAAATGCAGCATATAAGGAAACAGATAAGCACCCATTTGCATATTATTGGGAGGATATAGAAGCAGGAATGTCTATCAAAACCCATAAACGTACTATCACAGATACAGATATAATCAATTTTGGGAACTTGACGTGGGATCATTTTTATGCGCATACAGATATTACTTCTCTAGAAGGAAGTATCTTTGAGAAGAGAACAGCACATGGGTATTTTATCCTTGCAGCAGCAGCAGGATTATTTGTTTATCCAAATAAAGGACCTGTAGCAGCGAATTATGGATTAGAGGAATGTCGTTTCTTAAGACCGATTTATCATAACGATACCGTATATGTACGATTAACCTGTAAAGAGAAAGTTGATAGAGATCACAGAGGAAAGGAATTACCTAGCGGGATCGCAAAATGGTTTGTAGAAGTTTTTGATCAAGAAGATGAACTGGCGGCAGTAGCCACAATTCTGACAATGGTTCAGAAGAAAACCCCGTTTGTACCGATCAATAGAGAAACAATCACCTCTTATTTGGCGCAATTAACAGAAGAATCTACCGCAGAATGGGGGATCATGACCCCTCAGCATATGTTAGAACATTTAGAAAAAACACTACGGATAGCGACAGGAGAAATCAGTAATTTTGAAGTAGCTACTCCGGAGAAATATTTAGATAAAGTACAGGAAATGGTTTATAACCATGTATCTATGCCGAAAGGACATAAATTTCCATTGTCCAAAGAAGAAGGATTAGAAGATTTGGTCCATGAAGATTTGGATAGCGCTAAAAACAGTTTGTTAGAAGCATATGATGCTTACAAGGAATTTTTTAAAGAAAATCCAGAAGCAATTACTAAAAACGTAGTTTTTGGTGCACTGAATAAGTTTGAGTGGGAACTATTGCATACCAAACACTTTAATCACCATTTTGTACAATTCGGATTAATAGAAGAAAAATAA
- a CDS encoding PaaI family thioesterase, whose translation MLSLDPFSQWLGIEVLSVEKGRCKVGMTIRKEMLNSMGKAHGGISYSLADTAFGFSANTHGKYAVSIETSINHIEALEEGDYITAEAVTDIVKTRVGFNVVEVKRGEEIVALFKGVVYRTSKDWE comes from the coding sequence ATGTTAAGCTTAGATCCCTTTAGTCAATGGTTGGGAATAGAAGTGTTATCAGTAGAAAAAGGAAGATGCAAAGTAGGAATGACCATACGAAAAGAAATGCTTAATAGTATGGGAAAAGCTCATGGAGGAATTTCGTATAGTTTGGCGGATACAGCCTTTGGGTTTTCTGCAAATACACATGGAAAATATGCCGTCTCAATAGAGACATCGATTAATCATATTGAAGCTTTGGAAGAAGGAGATTACATAACAGCAGAAGCCGTTACGGATATCGTAAAAACCAGAGTAGGTTTTAATGTGGTAGAAGTAAAAAGAGGAGAAGAAATCGTTGCTCTTTTTAAAGGAGTGGTGTACAGAACATCCAAAGACTGGGAATAG
- a CDS encoding acetyl-CoA C-acyltransferase has protein sequence MEAYIIDGVRTPIGSYKGTLSAVRTDDLGALVIEKLVANNPGIPKEAYDDVIMGCANQAGEDNRNVARMSLLLAGLPFTVPGETVNRLCSSGLSSIIHANRAIKAGDGDVFIAGGVENMTRGPYVIAKPSSAYGNDSKMYDSSFGWRFVNKKMHDLYGTDGMGNTAENLVEKYGISREDQDAFAYWSQMKASKAQASGRLAKEITTVEIPQRKKDPIQFTADEFVKPTTTPEILAKLRPAFKKDGSVTAGNSSGLNDGAAATIIASEAAVKKYGLKPMAKIVSSAVVGVEPRIMGIGPVQASNKALEKAGLTMDDIDIIELNEAFASQALACIREWGLEDNDPRINPNGGSIAIGHPLGVTGTRIAYSAALELQEQQKKYALITMCIGVGQGYAAIIENVNL, from the coding sequence ATGGAAGCATATATCATCGATGGAGTAAGAACTCCAATAGGTAGTTATAAAGGGACATTATCAGCTGTTAGAACAGATGATTTAGGAGCTTTAGTGATAGAAAAACTAGTGGCAAACAACCCTGGTATCCCAAAAGAAGCATATGATGATGTAATTATGGGATGTGCGAATCAAGCAGGAGAAGACAATAGAAATGTAGCACGAATGTCATTATTGTTGGCAGGGTTACCTTTTACAGTTCCAGGAGAAACAGTAAATAGATTGTGTAGCTCTGGACTGTCATCAATTATCCATGCCAATAGAGCTATAAAAGCAGGAGATGGAGATGTTTTTATTGCAGGAGGAGTAGAAAACATGACCAGAGGACCATACGTTATAGCAAAACCTTCCTCTGCGTATGGAAATGATTCAAAAATGTATGACTCTAGTTTTGGGTGGCGTTTTGTGAATAAAAAAATGCATGATTTATACGGTACAGACGGAATGGGGAATACTGCAGAAAATCTGGTCGAAAAATATGGGATCTCCAGAGAAGATCAGGATGCCTTTGCATATTGGAGTCAGATGAAAGCCAGTAAAGCACAAGCATCGGGGAGGTTAGCAAAAGAAATTACAACGGTAGAAATCCCACAGCGTAAGAAAGATCCGATTCAATTTACAGCAGATGAGTTTGTCAAGCCGACAACTACTCCGGAAATATTAGCAAAGTTACGTCCTGCATTTAAGAAAGATGGAAGTGTAACAGCAGGAAATTCTTCAGGGTTAAATGATGGAGCAGCAGCAACCATCATAGCCTCTGAAGCAGCTGTAAAAAAATACGGACTAAAGCCAATGGCTAAAATTGTAAGTTCTGCAGTAGTTGGGGTAGAACCTAGAATCATGGGAATAGGTCCTGTACAAGCTTCTAATAAAGCATTAGAAAAAGCAGGATTGACTATGGATGATATTGACATTATCGAATTGAATGAAGCTTTTGCTTCTCAGGCATTAGCCTGTATCAGAGAATGGGGCTTAGAAGATAATGACCCTAGAATTAACCCTAATGGAGGTTCAATAGCAATCGGACACCCACTGGGAGTAACAGGAACACGAATTGCATATTCAGCTGCGCTGGAATTACAAGAGCAACAAAAGAAGTATGCTTTAATTACAATGTGTATTGGAGTAGGGCAGGGGTATGCAGCTATTATAGAAAATGTAAACTTGTAG